A genomic window from Luteolibacter sp. LG18 includes:
- the rdgB gene encoding RdgB/HAM1 family non-canonical purine NTP pyrophosphatase has translation METRPRLVIATRNAHKTAEIRSMIGDRYEVLDVTAFPDLPSVPETGTTFLENARLKALAISREIEGIVLSDDSGLEVDALAGAPGVWSSSYGGEEGNHTRNNERLMREMSDKNQRTARFRCTMVVAEHGTELGNFDGSVEGAIIEERRGTGGFGYDPLFVPAGYDRTFSELGDDVKNQLSHRARALAKVVEWLETRR, from the coding sequence ATGGAAACCCGCCCCCGGCTCGTCATCGCCACCCGCAACGCCCACAAGACCGCGGAAATCCGCTCGATGATCGGGGATCGCTACGAAGTCCTCGACGTCACCGCCTTCCCGGACCTCCCCTCCGTCCCGGAAACCGGCACCACCTTCCTCGAAAACGCCCGCCTCAAGGCCCTCGCCATCAGCCGCGAAATCGAGGGCATCGTCCTCTCCGACGACTCCGGCCTCGAGGTCGACGCCCTCGCCGGAGCTCCCGGCGTCTGGTCCTCCAGCTACGGCGGCGAGGAGGGCAACCACACCCGCAACAACGAGCGCCTTATGCGCGAGATGTCCGACAAGAACCAGCGTACCGCCCGCTTCCGCTGCACCATGGTTGTCGCCGAGCACGGCACGGAGCTCGGCAATTTCGACGGCAGCGTGGAGGGCGCGATCATTGAGGAGCGCCGCGGCACGGGCGGCTTCGGCTACGATCCGCTTTTCGTCCCCGCTGGCTACGACCGGACCTTCTCCGAACTCGGCGACGACGTGAAGAACCAGCTCAGCCACCGTGCCCGCGCCCTGGCCAAGGTGGTCGAGTGGCTGGAAACCCGGCGATGA